One window from the genome of Fulvivirga lutea encodes:
- a CDS encoding zinc-dependent peptidase: MEYIVAAIYVGIPLFVIGYGVWSVSNDFYIFFYNEVNYQLKVRRPLYPKYRAILHKYCAYYKLLSSQDKVEFERKLRRFMYSKRFIPRGIPVVTDEMRVLISASAIQLTFKLPEVYLAHFDKILIYPDEYYSHINKRYHLGEVNPRAGIIVLSWKAFVQGYGDLKDSYNLGIHEMAHAIHFENRIKNEEFEFLNREALFALDKITRREMANIRAGNDHLLRAYAGTNEYEFFAVTLEYFFEQPQELKREHPDLYETLKTLLNQDPLKLYKFDLH, translated from the coding sequence ACATAGTTGCTGCTATTTATGTGGGCATACCACTGTTTGTCATCGGCTATGGGGTATGGTCTGTAAGTAACGACTTCTATATTTTCTTTTATAATGAGGTAAATTACCAACTGAAGGTAAGACGGCCGCTTTATCCAAAATATAGAGCCATATTACATAAGTATTGTGCCTACTATAAGCTATTATCTTCGCAAGATAAAGTAGAGTTTGAGCGCAAGCTCAGAAGGTTTATGTACTCCAAACGGTTTATTCCAAGAGGTATTCCCGTTGTTACTGATGAAATGCGTGTGTTGATATCAGCATCAGCTATTCAGCTAACATTTAAATTGCCAGAAGTTTATCTTGCGCATTTTGACAAAATTTTAATTTATCCTGATGAGTATTACTCTCATATCAATAAGAGGTATCACTTAGGTGAAGTAAACCCAAGAGCCGGCATCATAGTCCTATCATGGAAGGCATTTGTACAGGGTTATGGTGATTTGAAAGATTCTTACAACTTAGGCATCCATGAAATGGCACATGCTATTCATTTCGAGAATCGGATTAAAAATGAAGAGTTTGAATTTCTGAACAGAGAGGCTCTTTTTGCACTCGATAAAATCACAAGGCGAGAGATGGCAAACATTAGAGCAGGGAATGATCACCTTCTACGTGCCTATGCCGGAACTAACGAATATGAGTTTTTTGCAGTTACTCTGGAATATTTTTTTGAACAGCCTCAAGAGCTAAAGCGGGAACATCCAGACCTCTACGAAACGCTCAAAACTCTCCTTAATCAAGATCCTTTGAAATTGTATAAATTTGACCTCCATTAA